Genomic DNA from Cetobacterium somerae ATCC BAA-474:
TAAACAACATGGTTGTTGGAGTATCTGAAGGTTTCAAGAAAACTCTTACACTTGTTGGAGTTGGATACAGAGCTACTGAGAAAAATGCTGGATTAGAGATGGCTTTAGGTTATTCTCACCCAGTTGTAATCAATGCTGTTGAAGGAATCAAAATGACAGTTGAGAAAAATACAACTATCCACATTGAAGGAATAGAGAAAGATGTAGTAGGACAAGTTGCTGCTGACATCAGATCTAAGAGAGCTCCAGAGCCTTACAAAGGAAAAGGAGTTAAGTATTCTGACGAAGTAATCAGAAGAAAAGAAGGTAAGAAATCATAATACTAACTAAAAAAGGTTAGTGTGCTGAGAATAAGGAGGTTAAAAAGTTGTTTAAGAGAGTTAATAGAGACGCTATTAGAAGAAGAAAGCACTTATCTATCAGAAGCAAGATTTCTGGTACAGCTGAGAGACCAAGACTTTCTATATATAGATCAAACAACAACATTTTTGCTCAATTAGTTGATGACGTAAATGGAGTAACTTTAGTTTCTGCATCTACTATCGATAAAGAGATCAAAGGAAATGTAAAGCACGGTGGAAACATCGAGTCTGCTAAGCTTGTTGGAAAAGCAATCGCTGAAAGAGCTGTAGCAAAAGAAATATCTGTTATAGTATTTGACAGATCTGGATATAAATACACAGGAAGAGTAGCTGCCCTTGCAGAGGCTGCAAGAGAAGCAGGACTTAAATTCTAATTCTTGTAGAGAGGAGGACTTCACTTGTCTAAGTTAGTTAAAGAAGAAAAACAATTTCAAGAGAAATTATTGAAGATTTCTAGAGTTTCTAAGACAACTAAAGGAGGAAGAACTATATCTTTCTCTGTTTTAGCTGCTGTAGGAGACGCTGAAGGAAACGTAGGAATAGGACTAGGAAAAGCGAATGGTGTACCTGATGCAATCAGAAAAGC
This window encodes:
- the rplF gene encoding 50S ribosomal protein L6; protein product: MSRVGKKIIVVPAGVEVTLAAGNVVTVKGPKGTLTKKFNEELTINVENNEITVARPNDLPAVRAIHGTTRALLNNMVVGVSEGFKKTLTLVGVGYRATEKNAGLEMALGYSHPVVINAVEGIKMTVEKNTTIHIEGIEKDVVGQVAADIRSKRAPEPYKGKGVKYSDEVIRRKEGKKS
- the rplR gene encoding 50S ribosomal protein L18: MFKRVNRDAIRRRKHLSIRSKISGTAERPRLSIYRSNNNIFAQLVDDVNGVTLVSASTIDKEIKGNVKHGGNIESAKLVGKAIAERAVAKEISVIVFDRSGYKYTGRVAALAEAAREAGLKF